Proteins encoded together in one Blastocatellia bacterium window:
- a CDS encoding methylmalonyl-CoA mutase family protein, whose product MTTTKEITTSLEDALSRWEEETLKPTLARMPERAEQFTTTSLVPIKRLYTPLDIEDIDFYRDIGFPGEYPFTRGIHPTMYRGKLWTMRQFAGYGTAFDTNKRFKYLLEQGQTGLSVAFDLPTLMGLDSDHPLSEGEVGKCGVAVSSLEDMEVLFDGIPLEQVTTSMTINAPAAVIFAMYLVVAEKQGADWKKISGTIQNDILKEYIAQKEWIYPPRPHMRLIVDTIAFCTREVPRWNTISISGYHIREAGATALQELAFTLRDGIEYVEWCMAAGLDVDEFAPRLSFFFNCHNDFFEEIAKFRAARRVWAKVMRERFGAKNPRSWMCRFHTQTAGCSLTAQQPYNNVVRTAIQALAAVLGGTQSLHTNSLDEALALPTEFAATLALRTQQIIAHESGVTNTVDPLAGSYFVERLTTDMERGCFEYFEKIDAMGGMIAAIERGFPQKEIHEAAYQYQQAIDRKEKIIVGVNEYVVDREPQEIPILYIDESVAEIQKQRLRDLRKRRDNDRVRKSLDALKRAAEGTDNTMPYILECVRAYATLGEICDAMKEVFGEYQEPPF is encoded by the coding sequence ATGACAACGACGAAAGAGATAACAACCAGTCTGGAGGACGCTCTCAGCCGATGGGAAGAGGAGACGCTTAAGCCCACGCTGGCGCGAATGCCAGAACGGGCGGAGCAGTTTACCACTACATCTCTCGTGCCGATCAAGCGGCTGTACACACCGCTTGATATCGAGGATATTGATTTCTATCGCGACATCGGCTTCCCCGGAGAGTATCCCTTCACGCGGGGAATCCATCCGACGATGTACCGGGGGAAGCTCTGGACCATGCGCCAGTTCGCCGGCTATGGAACGGCCTTCGACACCAATAAACGGTTCAAGTACCTTCTCGAACAAGGTCAAACGGGTCTGTCCGTGGCCTTCGATCTCCCGACGCTGATGGGGCTGGATTCCGATCATCCTCTGTCGGAGGGTGAGGTTGGCAAATGCGGCGTTGCTGTCTCCAGCCTCGAAGACATGGAGGTGCTCTTTGACGGGATTCCGCTGGAGCAGGTGACGACCTCCATGACGATCAATGCCCCGGCAGCCGTCATTTTCGCCATGTATCTCGTCGTCGCCGAGAAACAGGGAGCCGACTGGAAGAAGATCTCGGGGACGATCCAGAACGATATTCTCAAGGAATACATCGCTCAGAAAGAGTGGATTTATCCTCCGCGCCCGCACATGCGGCTGATCGTTGACACGATTGCTTTCTGCACCCGAGAGGTTCCTCGCTGGAATACGATCTCCATATCCGGTTATCACATTCGTGAAGCGGGAGCGACGGCCCTGCAGGAACTGGCCTTTACGTTGCGCGATGGGATCGAGTACGTGGAGTGGTGCATGGCCGCTGGTCTGGATGTTGATGAATTTGCTCCCCGGTTGTCGTTCTTCTTCAACTGTCATAATGATTTCTTCGAGGAGATCGCCAAGTTCCGGGCAGCGCGTCGCGTCTGGGCGAAGGTCATGCGCGAGCGATTCGGGGCTAAGAACCCGCGCTCCTGGATGTGCCGGTTCCATACGCAAACGGCCGGATGCAGTTTGACCGCGCAGCAGCCCTACAACAATGTTGTGCGCACGGCGATTCAAGCGCTCGCGGCTGTGCTTGGGGGGACTCAAAGTCTCCATACGAACTCCCTCGATGAGGCGCTGGCCTTGCCCACCGAGTTCGCCGCCACGCTGGCCCTGCGAACGCAACAGATCATCGCGCACGAATCGGGCGTCACCAATACGGTTGATCCTCTTGCCGGAAGTTATTTCGTCGAACGCTTGACCACCGATATGGAGCGCGGCTGCTTCGAGTACTTTGAGAAGATTGATGCCATGGGCGGGATGATCGCGGCCATTGAACGCGGCTTCCCGCAGAAGGAGATTCACGAGGCCGCCTATCAGTATCAGCAAGCCATTGACCGCAAGGAAAAGATCATCGTCGGCGTCAATGAGTACGTCGTTGACCGGGAGCCTCAGGAAATTCCCATTCTCTACATTGACGAAAGCGTCGCTGAAATCCAGAAGCAACGTCTGCGGGATCTGCGCAAACGTCGGGATAACGACAGGGTGCGCAAGAGCCTCGACGCTTTGAAGAGAGCGGCTGAGGGGACGGACAACACCATGCCCTATATCCTCGAGTGCGTTCGTGCTTACGCCACGCTCGGCGAGATTTGCGATGCGATGAAAGAGGTCTTTGGCGAATATCAGGAGCCTCCTTTCTAA
- a CDS encoding cobalamin B12-binding domain-containing protein, with the protein MVDRRIRVLIAKPGLDGHDRGAKVIARALRDAGMEVIYTGLRQTPEQIVTAAIQEDVDVIGLSILSGAHMTICPRVMELVRQKGLTDVLVVVGGIIPDEDIPKLKAMGIAEVFLPGTLLEDIIRFIRENVRRQASV; encoded by the coding sequence ATGGTGGACCGAAGGATTCGCGTTCTTATCGCTAAACCCGGTCTGGACGGACATGACCGGGGAGCGAAAGTCATTGCGCGGGCATTGCGCGATGCCGGAATGGAGGTCATCTACACTGGCCTGCGTCAGACCCCGGAGCAAATCGTCACCGCGGCCATCCAGGAAGACGTTGATGTCATTGGTCTCTCCATCCTCTCCGGGGCCCACATGACGATCTGTCCGCGCGTCATGGAGCTTGTCCGGCAAAAGGGGCTGACGGATGTTTTGGTCGTCGTCGGTGGGATCATCCCCGATGAAGATATTCCCAAGCTCAAGGCCATGGGAATAGCCGAAGTCTTCCTGCCGGGAACGCTGCTGGAAGACATCATCCGTTTCATTCGAGAGAACGTCAGACGACAGGCGAGCGTGTAA
- the ftcD gene encoding glutamate formimidoyltransferase has translation MKRIVECVPNFSEGRRREVVDEIVAAICSVPDVVLLDREMDPDHNRSVITFVADPDAAVEAAVRATRRAAELIDLNRHKGEHPRIGATDVIPFIPIRNVTMDECVELARRTGRRIAEELGIPVYLYERAATRPDRVDLANIRRGEFEGLRETIRTDPDRRPDFGEPRIHPTAGATVVGARQPLIAYNVNLNTTNLDVARKIARAVRGRDGGLRYVKALGFELKDRGLVQVSMNLTDYQATPIFRAFEMVKREAERYGVSVLSSEIVGLVPQAALDQCAEWYLQLENFTPDQILENRLNAALAEAQRGTTDAGLSSGAESIGSFPDRVAAGTPTPGGGSVAAFAGVLAAALGEMVCRLTIGKKKFADRESRVKDILDRLTHLRHSLTMAIERDAESFDRVLAASRLPADTDADRLVRAEAVQKATREAARIPLETAMDACTVLELLAELADIGNPNALSDVAVGCQMAIAAVKGASYNVLINLSSITDEEFNNEQRRRVVELTTRAAALADKIENVFRSQCAWI, from the coding sequence ATGAAAAGGATTGTCGAATGCGTGCCGAACTTCAGCGAAGGACGGCGGCGAGAGGTTGTGGATGAGATCGTGGCAGCCATTTGCTCCGTTCCCGATGTTGTTCTTCTCGATCGCGAGATGGATCCCGATCATAATCGGTCGGTCATCACGTTTGTCGCCGACCCCGATGCCGCCGTGGAAGCAGCGGTCAGAGCCACCCGACGGGCTGCAGAATTGATTGATCTCAACCGGCACAAGGGAGAACATCCCCGCATCGGTGCGACCGATGTCATTCCCTTCATCCCCATTCGCAACGTCACAATGGACGAATGCGTGGAGCTGGCTCGCCGGACGGGGCGACGAATCGCTGAGGAATTAGGCATCCCCGTCTATCTCTACGAGCGAGCTGCCACGCGACCCGATCGGGTTGACTTAGCCAATATCCGCCGGGGTGAATTTGAGGGTTTGAGGGAAACAATCAGGACGGATCCGGATCGCCGTCCTGACTTTGGCGAGCCCAGGATCCATCCCACGGCGGGAGCGACCGTTGTCGGGGCGCGCCAACCTCTCATCGCTTATAACGTGAACCTCAACACAACCAATCTTGATGTCGCCCGGAAGATCGCCCGCGCCGTTCGCGGCCGGGATGGCGGACTCCGGTACGTCAAGGCTCTTGGCTTTGAACTGAAGGATCGGGGACTCGTTCAGGTTTCCATGAACCTCACCGATTATCAAGCGACCCCCATCTTTCGCGCTTTCGAGATGGTCAAGCGCGAAGCCGAACGATACGGTGTGAGCGTCCTAAGTAGCGAGATCGTCGGGCTCGTTCCTCAGGCAGCGCTGGATCAGTGCGCTGAGTGGTATCTGCAACTGGAGAATTTCACTCCTGATCAGATTCTGGAGAACCGACTGAACGCGGCTCTGGCCGAAGCGCAGCGAGGGACAACTGACGCGGGTTTATCCTCAGGTGCCGAGAGCATCGGGTCCTTCCCCGACCGCGTTGCCGCGGGAACACCGACACCCGGCGGCGGCAGCGTGGCTGCTTTCGCTGGTGTCCTGGCCGCTGCCCTAGGAGAAATGGTCTGTCGCCTCACCATTGGCAAGAAGAAGTTCGCTGACCGAGAGTCCAGAGTCAAAGATATTCTCGACCGGCTCACTCACCTGCGCCATTCGCTCACGATGGCAATCGAGAGGGATGCCGAAAGCTTCGATCGCGTCCTGGCAGCCTCTCGTCTTCCCGCCGATACCGATGCTGACCGGCTGGTTCGCGCCGAAGCCGTTCAGAAAGCAACCAGAGAGGCGGCCAGGATCCCTCTGGAAACGGCGATGGATGCTTGCACCGTACTGGAACTCTTGGCTGAGCTTGCGGACATCGGCAACCCGAATGCGCTTTCGGATGTGGCTGTCGGGTGCCAGATGGCTATCGCCGCGGTGAAAGGGGCCTCCTACAACGTCCTCATCAACCTGAGTTCCATCACCGATGAGGAATTCAACAACGAGCAACGTCGGCGTGTTGTCGAACTAACGACCCGCGCCGCAGCGCTGGCCGATAAGATCGAAAATGTCTTCCGTTCTCAATGCGCCTGGATATGA
- a CDS encoding M20/M25/M40 family metallo-hydrolase, whose product MWRQVKAAVLLVMLMLLGPNPLLAQGPQEKVDLDVIAKIKEEGLQRSRYMEILSYLTDVYGPRLTGSPHFKEAAEWARQKFTEWGLQNAHLEPWGPFGRGWSLEGFTLNIIKPRFAPLIGYPKAWSPSTKGTVRGPVVYLDVKSEGDLEKYRGKLKGAIVLIAPERQVSAHFQPQGARLSDERLLALANADPAAGPGRRFQPSPEQRAAQQLEMKKWQLCYSEGAAVVLEPGRGDGGTIFVGAVTYPVSPDTPFDRRPRPWAQDAPPAIPQVVVAVEHYNRLVRMINKGVPVELEVGITSQFHDQDLNGYNVIAEIPGTDLKDEIVMLGAHFDSWHSGTGATDNAAGSAVVMEAVRILQALGIRPRRTIRVALWGGEEQGLLGSRAYVAEHFGRRIDPQGPPGSGGSDRSDSSASPRFELKPEHERFSAYFNLDNGTGKIRGVYMQGNEAVRPIFRAWLAPFRDMGASTLSLANTGGTDHLSFDAIGLPGFQFIQDPIEYDTRTHHSNMDVYDRIQEEDMKQAAVIMASFVYHAAMRDQKLPRKPLPGTVVAAARR is encoded by the coding sequence ATGTGGAGACAAGTTAAAGCGGCAGTGCTGCTCGTAATGCTTATGCTACTCGGTCCGAATCCTCTCCTGGCTCAAGGACCACAGGAGAAGGTGGATTTGGACGTGATCGCTAAGATCAAGGAAGAGGGGCTTCAGCGATCGCGATACATGGAGATTCTCAGTTATCTCACCGACGTTTATGGTCCGCGCCTCACCGGCTCCCCACACTTCAAGGAGGCGGCCGAGTGGGCGCGACAAAAATTCACCGAATGGGGACTGCAGAATGCTCATCTCGAGCCCTGGGGACCATTCGGTCGTGGGTGGTCGCTGGAAGGCTTCACGCTGAATATCATCAAGCCGCGGTTCGCGCCGCTCATCGGCTATCCTAAGGCATGGTCGCCAAGCACTAAGGGTACGGTGCGCGGTCCCGTCGTTTATCTCGATGTCAAGAGCGAGGGGGACCTGGAAAAATATCGGGGCAAGCTCAAGGGAGCTATCGTCTTGATTGCGCCGGAGCGCCAGGTGAGCGCTCACTTCCAGCCGCAAGGGGCGCGCCTCTCTGACGAACGTCTTCTGGCGCTGGCCAATGCGGATCCTGCGGCCGGTCCCGGTCGTCGGTTCCAGCCCTCGCCCGAGCAGCGTGCTGCTCAGCAACTGGAAATGAAAAAGTGGCAGTTATGCTATTCGGAAGGAGCGGCGGTTGTTCTAGAGCCCGGTCGGGGAGACGGGGGCACGATTTTCGTAGGAGCAGTGACGTATCCCGTTTCGCCCGACACGCCGTTTGATCGGCGGCCCCGTCCCTGGGCCCAAGATGCTCCACCGGCAATCCCTCAGGTCGTCGTGGCTGTCGAGCATTACAATCGCCTTGTCCGAATGATTAACAAGGGAGTTCCGGTTGAGCTTGAGGTGGGAATTACGAGTCAATTCCATGATCAGGACCTCAACGGCTACAACGTCATCGCCGAGATTCCTGGCACTGATCTCAAGGATGAGATCGTCATGCTGGGTGCGCATTTTGATTCCTGGCATTCGGGCACAGGGGCAACCGATAATGCCGCCGGATCGGCTGTCGTCATGGAAGCTGTCCGCATCCTTCAGGCCCTGGGGATTCGCCCTCGCCGGACGATTCGCGTTGCTCTCTGGGGTGGAGAAGAACAGGGATTGCTCGGTTCGCGCGCATATGTGGCTGAGCATTTTGGCCGACGAATTGATCCGCAGGGCCCGCCCGGCAGTGGGGGGTCCGATCGGTCCGACTCGTCGGCGAGCCCTCGATTCGAGCTTAAACCGGAGCACGAACGATTTTCCGCATACTTCAATCTCGATAACGGGACAGGCAAAATCCGGGGCGTTTACATGCAGGGCAACGAGGCAGTACGACCGATCTTTCGCGCCTGGCTCGCCCCCTTCCGCGACATGGGCGCATCAACGCTGTCATTGGCCAATACCGGAGGGACCGATCACCTTTCGTTCGACGCTATCGGGCTGCCCGGATTTCAGTTCATCCAGGATCCCATCGAGTACGACACCCGGACTCACCACTCGAATATGGACGTCTATGATCGGATTCAAGAGGAGGACATGAAGCAGGCCGCGGTCATTATGGCTTCGTTTGTCTATCATGCTGCCATGCGGGATCAAAAGCTCCCGCGTAAGCCGCTGCCGGGTACCGTTGTTGCTGCCGCCAGACGGTAG